A single region of the Ziziphus jujuba cultivar Dongzao chromosome 10, ASM3175591v1 genome encodes:
- the LOC107410767 gene encoding uncharacterized protein LOC107410767 translates to MTSIVTGVQGHPPSKYPKDYPFVKGSWNGRKLHENYYPLTEILKNKIGFKGFVLSDWKGTDRLKEPRGLDHNCIARAINAGMDMVRVPYEFEEFMNHLTSLVESGEIPEARIDDAVERILRVKFMLVFSNILSQMYLICFIKLAARDLAREAVRKSLVLLKNENISDKYFLPLDKKAKKILVAGTHADNLRYQCGGWTVKWQGIPNGTTIEGTTILMAINEALGEHVEVIYEESPSIDTLSQRDIAYAVVAVGEESYAETLGDDEELKICLNGADIVNSVAERIPTLIIHISGRPLVLEEWLLKKIDSLVAAWLPGSEGGGIADVIFGDYDFQGKLPMTWFKRVDQLPVDADDINSYDPLFPFGFGLTICNNLTKGIKAKP, encoded by the exons ATGACCTCTATTGTTACAGGCGTGCAGGGGCACCCACCCTCAAAATATCCAAAGGACTACCCTTTTGTTAAGGGAAG CTGGAATGGAAGAAAACTGCATGAGAATTATTATCCTTTGACTGAAATTCTGAAAAATAAGATTGGTTTTAag GGTTTTGTGCTTTCTGATTGGAAAGGAACTGATAGACTAAAGGAACCTCGTGGACTAGACCACAATTGCATTGCTAGGGCCATTAATGCAGGAATGGACATG GTGAGGGTGCCTTATGAGTTCGAAGAATTTATGAACCATTTAACATCTTTGGTGGAATCTGGGGAAATACCAGAGGCCAGGATAGATGATGCTGTTGAACGAATCTTGAGAGTGAAATTTATGCTGGTCTTTTCGAACATCCTTTCGCAGATGTATCTAATTTGCTTCATAAAGTTGGCTGCAAG GGACCTAGCACGGGAAGCAGTTCGGAAATCTTTGGTGCTGTTGAAGAATGAAAACATTTCAGATAAATATTTTCTCCCATTAgataaaaaagcaaagaaaatccTTGTTGCTGGAACACATGCTGATAATCTCAGATATCAATGTGGAGGCTGGACGGTTAAATGGCAAGGAATACCCAATGGCACAACTATAGAAG GCACAACAATCTTAATGGCTATTAACGAAGCACTAGGAGAACATGTTGAAGTAATTTATGAGGAATCACCGTCAATAGACACTTTATCACAACGCGATATAGCTTATGCTGTTGTGGCTGTTGGTGAAGAATCATATGCAGAAACTCTTGGTGACGATGAAGAACTTAAAATCTGCTTGAATGGAGCCGATATTGTAAACTCAGTGGCTGAAAGAATTCCGACATTGATAATTCATATATCAGGAAGACCCCTGGTTTTAGAGGAATGGCTCTTGAAAAAGATAGATAGTTTAGTGGCTGCTTGGTTGCCTGGTAGTGAAGGAGGAGGAATAGCAGACGTTATATTTGGAGATTATGACTTCCAAGGAAAATTACCAATGACATGGTTTAAAAGGGTTGACCAACTCCCAGTGGATGCTGACGATATTAATTCATATgaccctctgtttcctttcggCTTCGGGTTAACCATATGCAATAATTTGACCAAAGGTATCAAGGCCAAACCTTAA